A genomic stretch from Desulfonatronovibrio magnus includes:
- a CDS encoding type II toxin-antitoxin system RelE family toxin, producing the protein MKTSYKKKFLKDVNKLPDHIKQGILDIVFKQIPEIENIKDFSNLKKLTGFKSFYRIRYSDYRIGIAVQQDKIVFFRVLHRKDIYKFFP; encoded by the coding sequence GTGAAAACTTCCTACAAGAAAAAATTCCTGAAGGATGTCAACAAACTGCCAGACCATATTAAGCAAGGAATTCTGGATATTGTTTTCAAACAGATTCCTGAAATAGAGAACATCAAAGACTTCAGTAATTTAAAAAAATTAACAGGATTTAAGAGTTTCTACAGGATACGCTATTCGGATTATCGAATAGGAATTGCTGTCCAGCAAGATAAGATTGTATTCTTTAGAGTGTTGCACAGGAAGGATATTTATAAATTTTTTCCTTGA
- a CDS encoding helix-turn-helix domain-containing protein translates to LTQKELSLKTGIPQHQISEMENCKRGIGKERARKLAQALNVSDYRLFL, encoded by the coding sequence TTAACCCAGAAAGAATTATCTCTTAAGACAGGAATTCCTCAGCATCAAATTAGTGAGATGGAAAACTGCAAGAGAGGGATTGGGAAGGAGCGAGCCCGCAAATTGGCCCAGGCCCTTAATGTTTCTGATTATCGACTTTTTTTGTAA
- a CDS encoding DUF6447 family protein, translating into MPTITIDGIEYDTETMSDEAKAQLGSIQFVDRKIAELKAEVAAMQTARNGYARALSEILNKE; encoded by the coding sequence ATGCCTACAATCACAATTGATGGAATAGAGTACGATACAGAGACCATGTCCGACGAAGCCAAGGCCCAGCTTGGGTCAATCCAATTTGTAGACCGCAAAATAGCCGAGCTTAAGGCTGAGGTAGCGGCTATGCAGACTGCACGGAATGGCTATGCACGGGCTTTAAGTGAGATACTGAATAAGGAATAA